DNA from Musa acuminata AAA Group cultivar baxijiao chromosome BXJ1-5, Cavendish_Baxijiao_AAA, whole genome shotgun sequence:
atcatcatcttcttcaagggaggaagaagagagagctTAACTGGGGACCGCCATGGATTCAGCATCAGTTATCATCATTGGAGCAGGGATGTCAGGTAGAGTTCTTGGCATGAACACTGCAATCTGCGTGAACTTGGCGACTTGATCTTCCTTCCTCAGGGATCTCGGCGGCGAAGACGCTTTCCGATGCGGGCGTAAAGGAGATACTGATCCTGGAGGCCACAAACCGCATCGGTGGCCGCATCAGGAACACCTACTTcgcagatcttagtgtggagacgGGAGCAAACTGGATTGAAGGAGTGCATGGTGAAAAGCAGAACCCCGTATGGGAGATGGCACAGCAGCTTGGCCTCAGGACTTTCAGATCGGACTACAGTAATCTCTCCTCCAACACCTACAAGCAAGAGTAGATCCCTGAGACATACATGACCTtctcctttctcttctccttcatcgTGTAGACTTACTTGACTGTGTGATCGTTTCAACTCAGTGGTGGGCGTTACGAGAAAGCAGCAGTTGAGGCGGCCATAGACGAGTCGGAGAAGATTCACAGCTTGGGAGAGGAGTACTCCAAAACTTTGCCCCCTAGCGGTCGGAATGATATCTCCATCTCCACGTTTCAAAGGCTCGAAAACAAGTTAAGCTCatttcattcttcttcttcttcttcttccaacatGAAGCGGACAAAAGTGACTATGGATATATAAGGTTTCGATCGACAGGATTCCTTCCACTCCCTTGGAAATGATCGTGGACTACTACTCTTACGACTACGAGTTCGCAGAACCTCCGAGAGTGACGAGTCTGCAAAACACTGTTCCATTGCCTACGTTTGATGACTTTGGGGACAACGTGTACTTTGTGGCGGATGAGCGAGGCTACGAGAGCTTGGTGTACAACTTGGCCTCCATGTTCCTCGAGACCAATAGCCATGGGGTCATTGTAGATCCGCGTCTCCAGCTTGGAAAGGTGAACTCCCATGGCCAGACTACGTACTTGAATCCTATGATTCATCTTGCCATGCTGAGCAATCTAACGTCTCCCGTCCCAGGTGGCGACGGAGATCCAGTACTCGGGTGATGGTGCCACTGTGAGCACGGATGACAGATCAAGTTACAGAGCAGATTTTGTGCTCGTCTCGGTCAGCATTGGCGTTCTTCAATCAGATCTCATCAAATTTAACCCAGTTTTACCTGTAAGCATGCGTTAGAATTCGCTCGTTCGATTGCCATCACGAGGCTAAATGCTGTGCGTCTGAATGGAGTAGAAATGGAAGATCCTGGCGCTGTACGAGTTCGACATGGCAGTATACACCAAGATATTCCTCAAGTTCCCTTTCAAGTTTTGGCCTGATGGAGATGACACAGAGTTCTTCCTGTACGCCAGCAAGAGGAGAGGATACTACCCACTGTGGCAGGTACGGCACCTTCCTTCCGATACAAATCGAACTCTGGATTCTGGTGAGGAACACCAATTGCCATGATGCACCGCAGCATTTTGAGAAGCAGTACCCAGGAGCCAACATCCTGATGGCCACCGTCACCGACGAGGAGTCCAGAAGAATAGAGCAGCAGGATGAGTCCACCACCAAGAAAGAAGCCATGGAAGTGCTGCGCAGCATGTTCGGCAAAGACATTCCTGAGGCCACAGACATCCTCGTCCCCAGGTGGTGGTCCAACAAGTTCTTCCGGGGCAGCTTCTCCAATTGGCCGCTGGGAGTCAACCGGCATGAGTTCGACTCCATCAAGGTAATGCGTGCAGCTTGACAACACCCACCACGCGATCATGAGCTGACTCTTGTTCCTGGTGAAGGCACCCATCAAAAGGCTTTATTTCACCGGTGAGCACACAAGTGAGCACTACAATGGCTACGTCCATGGAGCGTACCTCGCAGGTTTACATCACCTTCATGATCAGTCTCATCACCATTCCTAGAGAAGATCAAGCACTAGGTTTTCTCCTGTTACAGATCTATCCTGTTCTTTTCAGGGATTGATTCAGCAAACATGATCGTCCAACATATCAGAGATGGATATTTCGAGGTCGAAATCAAGCCAAAGGATTCGTATTAAGGTATACATACACAGGCCAAACTGCTCTATCTCTGAAACCATAGCCATGTCTCATACAAGCACAATCTCTGCTGTAGCTGATTTGTTCTGAAGTCATGCAGAGATGGAGTACAAAGAAGATGATCATGATCATGGCTACTTGTACGAGGATCAGCAGTTCTGGATCACTCGAATGCCTCATCCTCCAAGATAAAATGATGATGCATTTGCATTGTTGTATTACTCATTTGCATTGTGGAATAATGATATGTGAACTCTTTTTGTGGGGAATTAGACATTTCCCCTTCCTTATTCTGCCAATTTAATTTAGTGGCTGTCAGTGTTGAGTTTGTGCCATCCTATATTAGGTTTCTGCTACTGTTCCATAACTTGACATATCTCCTTCCTATACCTAATATTATGCTTGTTTGTCATTTCATGGAACATCAAAACATTTCAGGAACTCTGTTTACTAGtaagaaaaaactcctacattttcttattgcatttttccttcttttcttgtcCTCAAATGGAGGGAAAGTATCCACTGTTCTACTTTGGATTGGCTTGATGCATTTAGAGGGATACATGTCAACTATTTTATTTTAGCTACCTTGCAAACATAGGTCTCATGCATGTGAACAAGGGCCTACAGATGTTGATGCAGTAAAGAGCTTATCATGAGCACATTTCCTACTATAATTACTTTCTTGACGCACCATCCTCTTTGTTTGAAACACTTTACTTTGATGCATGGTATTCTTTGAATTTGGAGAATTGATTCTCCAAATTCAAATTCCTATCTGCTCATTGTCAATCCATCATCCTAGGGAAGGAACTCCACCTACTTCAAACATCTTTATGGATAGCCCTGGTTGTAAGGCTGATGGACCTCAAGGAGCACCTGAGGCTATACTTCCAAGCTACTTCAAAGAAGAAGCAAGAAGAAAGGGTATGGATGTGAAGGTAGTAGTAGCAGTAGCAGTAGTAGTATCACAAGCAAAGAGGATAGGGATGTGAAGGTAATAGTAGCAGCAGCATCCAAAAGAGAAAAGGCATGACAAGAGAACAGCAGCATCAGGTATTTATTATTAGATCAGCAGCATGCCATTCCCATCCAAATGACTCCAGGACAAAGTAGAATGTTGGGAGACATGTTTATATATGATCTAAGAGAGGTCAAACTACACAAGATGCATGCCTTATCCCAATGAAGAATTCATCAGGCCTCAGACCTGTTGTCTTCCTAATCCAACATTCTTACTACAATGCCTACTGGAGGCATCTTGTAGAAAGAACAGTATAAACTTCAAGTGGATGCATGAGCACTGCTTTGATGTTAATCACCTAAGAAGAGCACCAACAAGTGGTTTAATTTTCTTGCAAAACCACATGGGGAGAGAAGAAACATAATCCAATCTGTGCAAGGGATAGAAGACAAACCAGTCGGTCACATAATCTTATTCTTCTTAAAACTCCACTCCAAATGCTACCTTCCACACTTCCTTGGTCTACTCTCCCACACCTATCTCCCTTTACAGTGGCTTTGGCCCTGCTCCCATCCACACCAAACAACCCCTGAGAGAGCCTCCAAAAACTTTCCTCCTTGGATTTTTCAGCTCCCCTGTagattcttctctttcttttacaACATCCAGGATCAATCACACTCACCGATTTACGTGAAATTAAGTGCAAGAAGGTAGATCTCGTCCCCTATAAATAGCCCCACAAAGTTTCCTACCAGCCTCAGCTCC
Protein-coding regions in this window:
- the LOC135673365 gene encoding polyamine oxidase 1-like, translated to MDSASVIIIGAGMSGISAAKTLSDAGVKEILILEATNRIGGRIRNTYFADLSVETGANWIEGVHGEKQNPVWEMAQQLGLRTFRSDYSNLSSNTYKQDGGRYEKAAVEAAIDESEKIHSLGEEYSKTLPPSGRNDISISTFQRLENKIPSTPLEMIVDYYSYDYEFAEPPRVTSLQNTVPLPTFDDFGDNVYFVADERGYESLVYNLASMFLETNSHGVIVDPRLQLGKVATEIQYSGDGATVSTDDRSSYRADFVLVSVSIGVLQSDLIKFNPVLPKWKILALYEFDMAVYTKIFLKFPFKFWPDGDDTEFFLYASKRRGYYPLWQHFEKQYPGANILMATVTDEESRRIEQQDESTTKKEAMEVLRSMFGKDIPEATDILVPRWWSNKFFRGSFSNWPLGVNRHEFDSIKAPIKRLYFTGEHTSEHYNGYVHGAYLAGIDSANMIVQHIRDGYFEVEIKPKDSY